A region from the Volucribacter amazonae genome encodes:
- the smrB gene encoding endonuclease SmrB: MKKLAQQDIALFRTAVKGCKPIKQDTFVAIQNKKTITRSPKREQREKQDNLFYFSDQYEPLLNEENNVKYLREGENPHLLKQLRRGDFCPDLFLDLHGLTKQQAKQELAALLLACEKEHLFCACIMTGYGTFTLKRQIPRWLVQHPKVRALHQAPKEWGGEAAILVLVEN, from the coding sequence ATGAAAAAATTAGCACAGCAAGACATTGCGTTATTTAGAACTGCCGTAAAAGGCTGTAAACCAATCAAACAAGATACATTTGTAGCAATACAAAATAAGAAAACAATCACTCGCTCACCAAAGCGAGAACAACGTGAGAAACAGGATAATTTATTTTATTTTTCCGACCAATACGAACCCTTGCTTAATGAAGAAAATAATGTGAAATATTTACGGGAGGGCGAAAATCCCCATTTATTAAAACAATTACGCCGTGGTGATTTTTGCCCTGATTTATTTTTAGATTTACATGGTTTAACCAAGCAACAAGCCAAGCAAGAATTAGCTGCATTACTGTTGGCTTGTGAAAAAGAACATCTTTTTTGTGCTTGCATTATGACAGGTTACGGCACCTTTACCTTAAAACGACAAATCCCGCGTTGGCTCGTGCAACACCCCAAAGTACGCGCATTACATCAAGCCCCAAAAGAATGGGGCGGTGAAGCGGCGATTTTGGTTTTGGTTGAAAATTAA
- a CDS encoding DNA methyltransferase — protein sequence MKSQIKSKQRVTDHGEVFTREQEVNAMLDLVKDETEKKDDARYLEPACGDGNFLIEILRRRLRHIEQRYQQSQREYEFYAVFALAGLYGIDILKDNVFACRQRLLGYFGEQYQRLFPQHNPKVIEVARFILSLNILHGNALTMKYVEQDEFLHFSQWSAVSFPRKWSLKRHDFRYTDLVDYADEPYQSIQEYQSCYFLEIENAKKIL from the coding sequence ATGAAATCACAAATTAAATCCAAACAACGTGTTACCGATCATGGCGAAGTGTTTACACGTGAGCAAGAAGTGAATGCAATGCTGGATTTAGTCAAAGATGAAACCGAGAAAAAAGATGACGCTCGCTATTTAGAACCAGCTTGTGGCGATGGAAATTTTTTGATTGAAATTTTGCGGCGACGATTACGACATATTGAGCAGCGTTATCAACAATCGCAACGTGAATATGAGTTTTATGCGGTATTCGCCCTGGCTGGACTCTATGGCATTGATATTCTAAAAGACAATGTTTTTGCTTGTCGCCAACGATTATTGGGTTATTTTGGCGAGCAATACCAACGCCTTTTTCCTCAGCATAATCCTAAAGTGATTGAGGTGGCACGATTTATTCTTTCGCTCAATATTTTGCATGGTAATGCCTTAACCATGAAATATGTGGAACAAGATGAATTTCTGCATTTTTCCCAATGGTCGGCAGTGTCTTTTCCGAGAAAATGGTCGCTTAAACGGCATGATTTTCGCTATACCGATTTAGTTGACTATGCTGATGAGCCTTATCAATCCATACAAGAATATCAAAGTTGTTATTTTCTGGAGATAGAAAATGCTAAAAAAATCCTATGA
- a CDS encoding Eco57I restriction-modification methylase domain-containing protein, giving the protein MLKKSYEYNPDVLSCLANLSNDEVFTSPSVANAMIDLIPAEYFSDPDRTFLDPVSKTGVFLREIAKRLIVGLADEIPDLQTRINHIFTKQLFGIAITGLTADLSRRTLYCSRHANGQYAICSLFENQQGNLFFQVAEHQWHNGKCRQCGAAQSVYQRDSHLENHAYGFIHLSIEQIREINPNFPMHFDVIIGNPPYQLSDGGAQASATPIYHHFIEQAKKLKPKHLIMIIPARWYTGGKGLDSFRDAMLSDKQIVELHDFPNSADCFSGVDIKGGVCYFLWRSGSEQDCKVVTHENNEITSQKIRSLKEKNLNIFIRYNQAVQILHKVSNLQEPSFSEIVSSAKPFGLRTFFKGKPKPYQDTFNNVTLYQNKGIGYIQKQDIPLNKQWIDCHKVIAPYAVGSGDSKTDWVKPIYAPPNSACTETYLVFGPFDNENICENVMSYINTRFFHFMLTLKKNTQHTTKKTYELVPQQDFSKPWTDEELYQKYQLTKDEIAYIESMVRPMDKD; this is encoded by the coding sequence ATGCTAAAAAAATCCTATGAATATAACCCTGATGTCTTATCTTGTTTAGCCAATTTATCAAATGATGAAGTGTTTACATCGCCGAGTGTGGCAAATGCGATGATCGACTTAATTCCTGCGGAATATTTTTCTGATCCAGACCGCACTTTTTTAGACCCTGTTTCTAAAACGGGCGTCTTTTTAAGAGAAATTGCTAAGCGATTAATTGTTGGGTTGGCAGATGAAATCCCTGATTTACAAACCAGAATTAACCATATTTTTACGAAGCAACTTTTTGGCATTGCCATTACTGGGCTAACCGCTGATTTATCCAGACGTACCCTTTATTGTAGTCGCCACGCCAATGGGCAATATGCCATTTGTTCTTTATTTGAAAACCAACAAGGCAATCTCTTTTTTCAGGTAGCTGAGCATCAATGGCATAACGGTAAGTGTCGTCAATGTGGGGCAGCTCAATCCGTCTATCAACGAGATTCACATTTAGAAAACCATGCTTATGGGTTTATTCATTTATCCATTGAACAAATTCGAGAAATTAATCCCAATTTTCCTATGCACTTTGACGTTATTATCGGTAATCCGCCATATCAATTAAGCGATGGTGGGGCACAAGCCAGTGCCACTCCTATTTATCATCATTTTATTGAGCAAGCTAAAAAACTGAAACCTAAACATTTAATTATGATTATCCCTGCTCGCTGGTACACAGGCGGGAAAGGATTAGATTCATTTCGTGATGCCATGTTGTCAGATAAGCAAATCGTTGAATTACATGATTTTCCTAATTCAGCGGATTGTTTTTCAGGTGTTGATATAAAAGGCGGTGTTTGTTATTTCTTATGGCGTTCAGGCAGCGAACAAGATTGTAAAGTGGTAACTCATGAAAATAACGAAATTACTTCACAAAAAATTAGATCTTTAAAAGAAAAAAACTTAAATATCTTTATTCGCTATAATCAAGCAGTACAAATTTTACATAAAGTATCCAATTTACAAGAGCCTAGTTTTAGCGAAATAGTCAGTTCTGCAAAACCTTTTGGATTACGTACTTTCTTTAAAGGGAAGCCTAAACCTTATCAAGATACATTTAATAATGTTACTTTATATCAAAATAAAGGCATTGGTTATATTCAAAAACAAGATATTCCTCTAAATAAGCAATGGATTGATTGCCATAAAGTTATTGCTCCTTATGCCGTAGGCTCTGGCGACAGTAAAACTGACTGGGTTAAACCTATCTATGCTCCCCCTAACTCTGCTTGTACTGAAACTTATCTGGTATTCGGACCTTTTGATAATGAAAATATTTGTGAAAATGTAATGAGTTACATTAACACACGTTTTTTTCATTTTATGCTTACATTAAAAAAGAATACTCAACACACAACCAAAAAAACTTATGAACTTGTCCCCCAACAAGACTTCTCCAAGCCTTGGACAGATGAAGAACTTTATCAAAAATATCAACTGACTAAAGATGAAATTGCCTATATTGAAAGTATGGTACGCCCAATGGATAAGGATTAA
- a CDS encoding GIY-YIG nuclease family protein — translation MNTLLTPLRQPKIYAYSDTRFEGCLKIGYTERSVEQRVQEQYPVKTPHQSWKIELDELAQRNDGSLFKDHEVHQYLKQQGIFPIEGEWYACRLEDLKAALLAIRKGIINQENRICDFAMRPEQQAAVEKTYQYFQQFQQDEKNTQKTPHFLWNAKMRFGKTFAAYQLAKKMGWKKILVLTFKPAVQHAWQEDLQNHIDFERWHFVTKQAQWQEKYDYPQICFGSFQDYLGKNKAGGIKLKNEWVHAIHWDCIIFDEYHYGAWREKAKDLFDQTAWQSQQEAEEMEMALPDYFDEEMLPITTNHYLYLSGTPFRALNSGEFIEEQIYNWTYSDEQQAKKQWQGENNPYLSLPKMVMLTYQLPEEIREVALKGEFNEFDLNVFFSATGEGDNAKFVYENEVQQWLSFIRGQLRTTTIDNLKLGAEKPPMPFADVRLSQSLLHTFWFLPSVSACYAMKNLLNQKQNLFYQDYQIIVAAGNQAGMGADALIPVKKAMQNPLKTKSITLSCGKLTTGVSVAPWTGIFMLRNLSSPETYFQAAFRVQTPWVLRGRDPNQPNNECIIKQECYVFDFAPDRALKQLADYCIQLNTDNKNPEQKVAEFIQFLPVLAFDGSSMREIDAAGILDLAMSGTTATLLARRWESALLVNVDNDTLKKLQQSAEAMQALMNIEGFRSLNQDIDTIINKSESVKKTKQQANEQELSPKEKKQLKEEEKQERSLRKQVQEKLIKFATRIPIFMYLTDYREYTLQDVITQLEPELFKRVTGLTQQDFNLLVSLNLFNSGMMNDAVYKFKRYEDASLSYTGIEKRQDERIGLYDTTISKQEYRLLNPH, via the coding sequence ATGAATACATTACTCACGCCATTACGCCAACCGAAAATCTATGCCTATTCTGATACCCGCTTTGAGGGTTGCCTCAAAATTGGTTATACCGAACGTTCTGTGGAACAACGAGTTCAAGAACAATACCCAGTGAAAACGCCCCATCAAAGTTGGAAAATTGAGTTAGACGAATTAGCACAACGTAATGATGGTTCATTATTTAAAGATCACGAAGTTCATCAATATCTCAAGCAACAAGGTATTTTTCCTATTGAGGGCGAATGGTATGCGTGTCGCTTAGAAGACTTAAAAGCGGCATTATTAGCCATTAGAAAAGGCATTATCAACCAAGAAAACCGCATTTGTGATTTTGCAATGCGTCCAGAACAACAAGCTGCTGTTGAAAAAACATATCAATATTTTCAGCAGTTTCAACAAGATGAGAAAAATACTCAAAAAACACCGCACTTTTTATGGAATGCTAAAATGCGTTTTGGCAAAACCTTTGCCGCTTATCAACTTGCCAAAAAAATGGGCTGGAAAAAAATCTTAGTCTTAACGTTTAAGCCTGCGGTACAACATGCTTGGCAGGAAGATTTGCAAAACCATATTGATTTTGAACGTTGGCATTTTGTTACCAAACAAGCACAATGGCAGGAAAAGTACGACTATCCACAAATCTGTTTTGGTTCATTCCAAGATTATCTCGGCAAAAATAAAGCAGGTGGCATTAAACTGAAAAATGAGTGGGTACATGCTATTCATTGGGATTGCATTATTTTTGATGAATACCATTACGGCGCTTGGCGAGAAAAAGCCAAAGATTTATTTGATCAAACCGCTTGGCAATCACAACAAGAAGCAGAAGAAATGGAAATGGCATTGCCCGATTATTTTGATGAAGAAATGTTGCCCATTACCACCAATCATTATCTCTATCTTTCAGGTACTCCCTTTCGAGCATTAAATTCTGGCGAATTTATTGAAGAACAAATTTATAACTGGACCTATAGTGATGAACAACAAGCCAAAAAACAATGGCAAGGTGAAAACAATCCTTATTTATCCTTGCCTAAAATGGTCATGCTAACCTACCAATTACCTGAAGAAATAAGAGAAGTGGCTTTGAAAGGGGAATTTAATGAGTTTGATCTCAATGTATTTTTCTCGGCAACTGGCGAGGGCGATAACGCAAAATTTGTTTATGAAAATGAAGTACAACAATGGCTATCCTTTATTCGTGGACAACTCAGAACTACCACCATTGATAACCTTAAATTAGGGGCAGAAAAACCACCAATGCCTTTTGCCGATGTTCGCCTTAGCCAAAGTTTGCTACATACGTTTTGGTTTTTACCCAGCGTATCCGCTTGCTATGCAATGAAAAATCTCCTTAACCAAAAACAAAATCTCTTTTATCAAGATTATCAAATCATTGTTGCTGCAGGTAACCAAGCAGGTATGGGAGCAGACGCCTTAATCCCTGTGAAAAAAGCCATGCAAAATCCGTTAAAAACCAAATCAATTACCCTATCTTGTGGCAAACTTACCACTGGCGTCTCGGTTGCCCCTTGGACAGGCATATTTATGTTACGCAATTTAAGCTCCCCTGAAACCTATTTTCAGGCAGCCTTTCGTGTGCAAACCCCTTGGGTATTGCGTGGACGAGATCCTAACCAACCCAATAATGAATGTATTATCAAACAAGAATGCTATGTTTTTGACTTTGCCCCTGATCGCGCCTTAAAGCAACTGGCGGATTATTGTATTCAACTCAATACTGACAACAAAAACCCTGAACAAAAAGTGGCTGAATTTATCCAATTCTTACCTGTATTAGCCTTTGATGGTAGCAGTATGCGAGAAATTGATGCCGCTGGTATCTTAGATTTAGCCATGAGTGGAACAACAGCTACCTTACTTGCTCGCCGTTGGGAAAGTGCGTTGTTAGTGAATGTGGATAATGATACCTTGAAAAAATTGCAACAAAGCGCTGAAGCAATGCAAGCCTTGATGAATATTGAAGGCTTCCGTTCTCTCAATCAAGATATTGATACCATTATCAATAAATCGGAAAGTGTGAAAAAAACCAAACAACAAGCCAATGAACAAGAACTTAGCCCCAAAGAGAAAAAACAACTAAAAGAGGAAGAAAAACAAGAACGCAGTTTACGCAAACAAGTACAAGAAAAACTGATTAAATTTGCCACACGCATTCCTATTTTTATGTATCTCACTGACTATCGTGAATACACCTTACAAGATGTGATTACCCAACTTGAACCTGAACTCTTTAAGCGTGTTACTGGCTTAACACAACAAGACTTTAATTTATTAGTGAGCTTGAATTTATTTAATAGCGGTATGATGAACGATGCCGTCTATAAATTCAAACGCTATGAAGATGCAAGTTTAAGCTATACAGGCATAGAAAAACGACAAGATGAACGGATTGGGTTGTATGATACCACTATAAGCAAACAAGAATACAGGCTACTTAATCCCCACTAA
- a CDS encoding GlsB/YeaQ/YmgE family stress response membrane protein: MGWIAAIIIGALIGWIAEKVMKSDMGLCMNIIIGIIGSSLGRWIFGDLLGIGSAHAAGQLNIAGLLFGVAGACILIVILRYLNIMKK, from the coding sequence ATGGGCTGGATTGCAGCAATTATTATAGGTGCTTTAATTGGTTGGATCGCAGAAAAAGTCATGAAGAGCGATATGGGCTTATGTATGAATATCATAATCGGTATCATTGGTTCATCATTAGGGCGTTGGATTTTTGGTGATTTATTAGGCATTGGCTCTGCCCACGCCGCAGGACAATTAAATATTGCAGGGTTACTCTTTGGTGTAGCAGGTGCCTGTATTCTTATTGTTATCTTACGTTATCTCAATATTATGAAAAAATAA
- the purR gene encoding HTH-type transcriptional repressor PurR: MATIKDVAKMAGVSTTTVSHVINKTRFVAEDTAKQVLDAIEKLNYSPSAVARSLKINTTKSIGMIVTTSEAPYFAEIIHAVEEHCYRQGYSLFLCNTQNDPEKIKNHLAMLIQKRVDGVLIMCSEYNPDSLDLFSQFSQLPMVVMDWGLDNGKTDVIQDNSFEGGYLATKCLIEHGHKNIGIIAGNLHKITAQTRYQGFIKAMEEAQLTINPDWIMEGSFEPEDGYECMNKILNQTTLPTAVFCCNDVMALGAISAITERGLSVPKDISIIGYDNIHSSRFYAPPLTTIHQSKTRLGAKAIELLLARIHGEAATPTTIEMYPELVVRQSVRNITKS; encoded by the coding sequence ATGGCAACCATTAAAGATGTGGCAAAAATGGCGGGGGTATCTACCACAACGGTATCCCATGTTATTAACAAAACACGCTTTGTCGCAGAAGATACGGCTAAACAAGTACTTGATGCCATAGAAAAATTAAATTATTCACCCAGTGCTGTGGCTCGTAGCCTAAAGATTAATACCACAAAATCCATTGGTATGATTGTTACCACCAGCGAAGCGCCCTATTTTGCTGAAATTATCCATGCCGTAGAAGAACATTGCTATCGGCAAGGTTATTCATTATTTTTATGTAATACGCAGAATGATCCTGAAAAAATTAAAAATCATTTAGCCATGTTGATTCAAAAACGGGTTGATGGCGTATTAATTATGTGTTCAGAATACAATCCAGACTCTTTAGATCTCTTTAGCCAATTTAGTCAATTACCTATGGTAGTAATGGATTGGGGCTTAGATAACGGCAAAACTGATGTTATTCAAGACAATAGCTTTGAAGGTGGCTACCTTGCCACCAAGTGTCTTATTGAACATGGACATAAAAACATTGGTATTATTGCAGGAAATTTACACAAAATTACTGCTCAAACTCGTTATCAAGGTTTTATCAAAGCAATGGAAGAAGCCCAATTAACCATTAATCCTGATTGGATAATGGAAGGCTCTTTTGAACCTGAAGATGGTTACGAATGTATGAATAAAATCCTCAACCAAACCACCTTACCCACCGCAGTATTCTGTTGTAATGATGTTATGGCATTAGGGGCAATTTCTGCTATTACCGAACGAGGTTTATCCGTACCTAAAGATATTTCCATTATTGGTTATGATAATATTCATTCCTCACGTTTTTATGCTCCTCCGCTCACTACAATTCATCAATCTAAAACCCGTTTAGGCGCTAAAGCCATTGAATTATTATTAGCGAGAATCCATGGTGAAGCCGCTACACCAACAACCATTGAAATGTATCCTGAATTGGTGGTACGCCAATCAGTACGCAACATAACAAAATCATAG
- the prmB gene encoding 50S ribosomal protein L3 N(5)-glutamine methyltransferase has translation MTNFIDTDLIEKDLHSIKDYLRWAYSQFNQNDIFYGHGYDNGWDEASQLVLTALHLPPDVPSELYDAKLTQVEKQRIIELVIARIEQRIPVAYLTHTAWFCGLPFYVDECVLIPRSPIGELIQQGFSPLLEHSPKRILDLCTGSGCIAIACAERFPQAEVDAVDLSLEALNVTEINIERHQLLHRVFPIQSDLFEQLPLDQYDLIVTNPPYVDSEDIADMPAEFHHEPMLALAAGQDGLLLTKRILAKSADYLSKKGILVCEVGNSMVHLIEQYPQVPFQWLSFKQGGDGVFALTKTQLIKYRALFETE, from the coding sequence ATGACAAATTTTATTGATACCGATTTAATAGAAAAAGATTTACACAGTATTAAAGATTACTTGCGTTGGGCATATAGTCAATTTAATCAAAATGATATTTTTTATGGGCATGGTTATGATAATGGGTGGGACGAGGCAAGTCAGCTAGTTTTAACCGCTCTGCATTTGCCACCAGATGTACCAAGCGAATTATATGACGCTAAACTTACCCAAGTAGAAAAACAACGGATTATTGAATTGGTCATTGCCCGCATTGAACAACGTATCCCTGTAGCTTATTTAACCCATACTGCTTGGTTTTGTGGCTTGCCTTTTTATGTTGATGAATGTGTATTGATCCCTCGTTCCCCCATTGGTGAACTAATTCAGCAAGGATTTTCCCCTTTACTTGAGCATAGTCCAAAACGTATTTTAGATTTGTGTACAGGAAGTGGCTGTATTGCCATTGCTTGTGCAGAGCGTTTTCCTCAAGCGGAAGTTGATGCCGTAGATTTATCTTTAGAGGCGTTAAATGTAACGGAAATAAACATTGAACGTCATCAGCTACTTCATCGTGTTTTCCCAATTCAATCAGATTTATTTGAACAATTACCCCTTGACCAATATGATTTGATCGTTACAAACCCACCTTATGTGGACAGCGAAGATATAGCGGATATGCCAGCGGAATTTCATCATGAACCCATGCTTGCTTTGGCCGCTGGGCAAGATGGTTTATTATTAACGAAACGTATTCTAGCCAAATCCGCAGATTATCTTAGCAAGAAAGGGATCTTGGTTTGTGAGGTAGGAAATAGTATGGTGCATTTAATAGAACAATACCCACAAGTCCCATTCCAATGGCTAAGTTTCAAACAAGGTGGAGACGGTGTTTTTGCGTTAACCAAAACACAATTAATAAAATATCGTGCTTTGTTTGAAACAGAATAA